ACCATCAAGCCGAATTTACGCGGTGTGCTACTTCGGGAACATACCATCAGCATATAACCCGGGGGTGTTTCAACAATAACGTTCGCGGGGATCAGGACAATGGCGTGTGGGGGGATCTCTGCGGATTCTCGACAAATTAGATCGAAGCCGACGGAACCAGGGGTTTCATATTTCGGCAACGGAAGCGTCTTGTCGATGCGTTTAATGTTAACTTTCATAGATGTTATGGGACTGCGACCCCCACGGTTTTGCATGCTACGCGATAAACGGAGGTACTCGCCGTGATGAAAAGGGTTTTCCAGTCATCTCCGCCCCATGCCAAGTTCGCTGCGCGCTCAGGAACAAGAATAATGCCGAGATGTGTTCCATCAGGTGCGAAGACCCAAATCCCATCGGGACCTGTTAAATAGACGTTTCCGTGTGTGTCGGCTTTCATCCCGTCCGGTTTTCCGGTATCCCCTTCCTCTTCACCGAAGATGCGATCGTTTGCGAGTGTGCCGTCGGGTTGTACATCAAAAGCGCGCACATGCATCCGCTCGGTGTCGTTAATGTAAAGGATCGACTCATCCGGTGAAAAGCAGATACCGTTGGGTCTATCGAAGTCATCGACGAGGAGCGTCAGCGTATCACCGTTTGGGGAGAGGCGATAGACACCTTGGAAGTCGAGTTCTTTCTCTGATTCAACGCCGTAGGCTGCGCTCAACCCGTAGGGTGGATCGGTGAAATAGATACTTCCGTCGGATTTCACGACGACATCGTTCGGACTGTTCAAACGTTTTCCCTGATAGTGTGATGCGATTGTAATAACTTGTCCATCTGCTGTCGTCCTTGAGACCCGTCGGTTTGCGTGTTCACAGGCGATGAGGTGTCCGCCTTTGTCATAAGTCAAACCGTTGGACTTACCGGAGGGTTCACGAAAAACAGTCATTCCAGCGTCGGCATCCCATTTCCGCATCTTGTTTGCGGGAATATCGCTAAAAAGCAGAAACTGCTCTGTGGCATGCCAGAGCGGTCCCTCAGTGAATTGGCATCCTGTTGCTATCTGTTCGACGGCTGCCTCCGGATCAATCAGATCCGTTAATCGTGCATCTCGGACATCAAGTGCCATGTTTTTCCTTTCGAATATTCTTGACAACGCTCTTAATTTAATGTTAGCATAATCTTTAAAATGGTGAGTATAAGGTGTCGCGCCGTGAGAATGTGATTTGCGCGTCCATTAGAAAAAAAGGACGTGCCTGGAGCGACTCGAACGCTCGACCTTCAGCTCCGGAGGCTGACGCTCTATCCAACTGAGCTACAGGCACATAAATCTTCAAAGTCAGGGAGGTTAAGTGAATGAAACCGCTCCTGATTTGCATGTATTCTTAATTTTAACAAATTCAGTGTCTTTTGTCAAGTTTTTCCAGAGAAAAAATCTGAGGAGGAAAATCAGGGTGAAACGTAAATTTCAGAAGTTCTCAGTCCTCGCGGTTCTGGTTGTCTTTTTGTTTAGTTTCGCACCGGATATCGTGGAGAGTCGCCGCGGTGGCGGTTTTAGGGGCGGACGGAGTTTCAGTCGTAGCCGGAGTTATAGTCGTAGCACGACTCGGCGGAGTACCACACCGAGGCGTTCCTATAGTAGTACGCGTAGCCGGAGTAGCACGAGCCGTTCTTATAGCAGCCCACGGACTTCGACGCGGACGACTCGCAGTACAGGCAGTAGTTATAGCAGGAGCAGCGCGTCGAGAAGTACGGGTACACGTGCCAGCACAGTCGCGCGCCAGCGGCAGACTGCGACGAGTCGGGCAAGAGCGACGACCGCAACCAATCGAAGCACGACTGCGACCCGGAGTGCAACGCGCAGCCAGCAACGACAGGTGAAGTCACAAAATCGGAAACAAGTTCGGCAACTCAAGGCAGAGAACCGCAGTTTGAAACGCCAGAACCGAAGAGCGAATCGGGAGACAGCACGCGCGCGTCGAGATGCACGCCAAACGATCAACGTCAATAACTTTGGTGGCTATTACCCGATGATGGGGTATTCGATGTACAGCATGACGGCATCCATGGCGTTTAGCAATTTAATGTTTGGAATCTATTTCCACGACTACTACAACCATGCGATTCGTCATAGCTACTTGTGGCATTACCACCATCGGGATTATGACAGGTCGCATTGGAGTGCAGAAAAACAGGCGGAGTATGAGTACTACAAAGACTATTACGAGAGCCAAGGTGTTGAGCCGAATTCGAATTACGTAGATCCCGGCACGAACCGCGATGAGGATTATATCGCAAGTTACGTTGAGGAGAACCCTGATACGTTTTATGGAGACGGTGCCGAGGCTTACACGGTTGATGAGCTCCCGGATGAAGACGCACTGAAGTCGGAACTCCTTGCCGCTGCTGAGGGGACACCGACGGTAACAACCCCCGCAACAACGACACGCACAACGCGCGCACCGCCAGCCACACGGACCGTTGTTGTCGAGAATAAGACATCGGGAGCGACTTGGTTCCTGCTAATCTTCGGAAGTATCCTCGTTGTTGGTGTGATTGTGGTTGTGATGTATAACAAGGGTTATTTTTAGGTGGGAACATGGCATTATTTGGCAGAAAAGACGGCAAGTCCCTGTTTGGCAGACGAAAGGACGCGAAACCCAAGAAACCGGAGCGTCATGAGTTAGTCGATATTCCGCTTGATAGCATGATTGAACTCTCCGACATTATGACTTATGAGGAGACGGGAGATACTTCGCACGCCTTCAAGCTCGTCACGCGGAAGAAGTATGAAGGTGCCAGTCTCCGCCGCTATATGTATCACCTCCAAGACGCCGAGGAAGAAGTCGTTATCGGTGTGGATCATGTCGCTGGAACTAAGGACGACTACGAGATTTCCCGATGGATTGTTGATGACGAATGTGAACTTGGCGATCCGTTGCCGGATGCGATGACGCTCTATTTTCCGGATCCGGAGGATGAGAATGCGGACATTGCCATCGAATATGACCGACAGGACGTTGTACCTGCAACGCTCACCCTTACCAATGCTGAAGGGGAAGAGAAATTCGATGTCGAACTCCACGAGTACGCCAGTGATAACGACGAGTACATGTCTATTGAACTCTGCGGCGACTGGTTGACTTTCTACGTCGGTGTCCTCATCACGCGAGCGGATATAGAAATCTATCCGGCGATGGAAGCACAATCTGAACGCAAGTAAATTTTATCCCTAGATTTATCCATAAGGCGAGGTTTTCTGACCTCGCCTTATGTGTAATAACCTATCAAAATAGAACGAAAAGACAATACTGCCCTTTTCCATTAACCCTCCTACCCTGACAAAAAGAATCATAAATTACCCCTGATAAATTCTTTTTTTCACCTGATGTAACGTTTTGCGTAAAAATTGTGTCTTTAACATTGTCATAACACAATTGTGTGAACTGTGTTGCATTGCATAAAGCCCAAGACTCCGTGCCTCATTGGATGTTACAGTGGAGGTCAACGCAGTTGAATCTGTTTATGAGGAGGGAATTCCGTGGCAAGAGAAGACGATGTTCAGTTGATTCACGCCGTTTTGTCAGGCGACGACTCAGCATTCGACATTTTAGTTGAAAGGCACCAAAAAAGCGTTCACGCCCTTGTGTGGCGGAAGATCGGTGATTTTCACTATGCGGAAGAAATTACGCAGGATACCTTCCTCCGCGCCTATCAAAACCTTTCAACGCTGAGAAATCCGAGTCAGTTTCTTGGGTGGTTGTATGTCATTGCGAATCGGTTGTGTCTGAATTGGCTACGCAAACAGAAACCTGAAAGGCACTTGCAATCCTTGGAGGATACACCTATGCAAGAGGTAGCGAAATTTGCTTATGCGCGTTACGTCTTAGAACAGCGCGAGACAGAGGCAACCGAACGTCGTTTTGAAATCGTCAAAAAACTTTTGGAGAAATTGCCGGAGAGTGAACGGACAGTAATGACGC
This is a stretch of genomic DNA from Candidatus Poribacteria bacterium. It encodes these proteins:
- a CDS encoding dUTP diphosphatase, producing the protein MKVNIKRIDKTLPLPKYETPGSVGFDLICRESAEIPPHAIVLIPANVIVETPPGYMLMVCSRSSTPRKFGLMVPQGVGIVDNDYCGEEDELQIQAYNFTDSVVKVERGSRIAQAIFVRVDTAEWNEVEQMSASSRGGFGSTDR
- a CDS encoding SMP-30/gluconolactonase/LRE family protein, producing the protein MALDVRDARLTDLIDPEAAVEQIATGCQFTEGPLWHATEQFLLFSDIPANKMRKWDADAGMTVFREPSGKSNGLTYDKGGHLIACEHANRRVSRTTADGQVITIASHYQGKRLNSPNDVVVKSDGSIYFTDPPYGLSAAYGVESEKELDFQGVYRLSPNGDTLTLLVDDFDRPNGICFSPDESILYINDTERMHVRAFDVQPDGTLANDRIFGEEEGDTGKPDGMKADTHGNVYLTGPDGIWVFAPDGTHLGIILVPERAANLAWGGDDWKTLFITASTSVYRVACKTVGVAVP